Within the Oncorhynchus masou masou isolate Uvic2021 chromosome 1, UVic_Omas_1.1, whole genome shotgun sequence genome, the region aatgaagctgccagttgatgacttgtgaggcgtctgtttctcaaactagacacttcaATGTACTTGtattcttgctcagttgtgcaccggggcctcctactcctctttctattctggttagagacagcttgtgctgttctgtgaagggagtagtacacagcgctgtatgagattgtacgagatcttcagtttctaagcaatttcttgcatggaatagccttcatttcttagaGCAAGAATatactgacaagtttcagaagaaagtgctttgtttctggtcattttgagcctgtaatcaaacccacaaatgctgatgctccagatactcaactagtctaaataagtccagttgtattgcttctagtctaaagaaggccagttttaattATTCTttcatcagaacaacagttttcagctgtgctaacataattgcaaaatggttttctaatgatcaattagccttttcaaataagaaacttggattaactaatacaacatgccattggagcacaggagtgatggttgctgataatgggcctctgtacgcctatgtagatattccattaaaaatcagccgtttccagctacaatagtcatttacaacattaacaatgtctacactgtatttctgatcaatttgatgttattttaatggacacattttttttggggggggattttctctcaaaaacaaggaaattgctaagtgaccccaaacttttgaactgtggTGCATATTCATTACCTGTACTCTGTGTTTGCACTTGGATTATCTTTGTTTGCTATGCCTCCTCAAACACAGTAGATCATAATGAATCGTCTTCAGACCTGGGTTCTCCCTGTTTTATACACACCACTGACAGACAGTGTCATATTGCTCCAAATAGGAAGTAACGGAAGCCTGTGTAGAACAGATCACCTTCCCTGTTTGTATGTCAGATGCTTGGCAGTTTGTAAACAGTTTGAAGACACACTGAAAATATGGACACAGTTTTACTCATAGGAAACAATTCATCTTAGTACGGGCTCCGttttgacaaagcaaaacagCAGACCCAGTCCTTCCAATACTTGCATGATGTCCATTTAAGGGGTGTCACTGCAGATACACGATTCAAGCACAGATCGGTTGCATTTCCAGCCTGTTTTGAAGTCAGTGTCGTGTTGAGAAGGCTGTTTGAAGCAACATAGTGTGTTTTGACAACAGCAGTGCTTTGGTTACACGGTCGAAATGTCACTTTTAGTTTTCCCCTCCAAAACCAGGAGCCAGGAGACCAGATCCTCCCCTATAGTCTTATCACCTTGCAGCCTTCATTCTGCAGCTCCAGTAAACAGTGATGTCATCACAGCTAATGTATTGGGATGAGCAGCTTCAACAATCAGATGAGATCATCGTGCTCTATCTCTAATGGACTCTAATGGAAGTGAGAGTCATACAAGGCTCTACTATCATCTTACGAAACACACTTGTGAAATGGCATCAGGAATGTTACCGTGGACCATCAATGCACATGATGTGGTATTATAAACAGGGCGGTCGGAGCTTCGAATGCTGATTGTCTGACACccccgtggtatatcagaccatataccacagaAATCAAATctatgtttatttgtcacgtgcgcccaatacaacaggtgtagtagaccttacagtgaaatgcttacttacaggcccttaaccaatagtgcaatttttaagtaaaaaaggtattaggtgaactaTAGATAAGTAAGGAAATATAAATACAACagtaaaaacatgtatttttactgctctaattacgttggtaaccagtttataatggcaataAGGCCACTCGGgtgtttgtgatatatggccaatataccatggctcagggctgtatccaggcactccgcgttgcgtcgtgcttaagaacagcccttagccgtggtatattgtccatataccacaccccttcggACGTTATTGCTTAATCACCACACCACTCTTTGCTACATCTTTGCTCTCTGGATCCTTGACACATTCTTATTGGGTTTGTTGACCCATCATGCATTCATTGAGCGTGTCTACTCCTACCTCATGGTGATATGACAGGTGTTGAATGCAGCAGTCCCGTAGAGACAGATAGATACTCCCCAGTCATAAAGGCCTAAGGGAGGGAGAGGTTCAGGACCACAGGATCTGGAACCAGGAACCCCGCTTGGCAAATAGACAGTCATTGACAACGTATAGAGCTAATATATACACTGTTAATATGTTGACATTTAAATAGGGAAGTTGAGTTGAAAGTTTATGGTAGAGATGCAGTAATGCTGCCCGTAGTTCACAGCACCCTCCTCGTTCTTCCTTGAGTAAAACAGATATGTGGCGGTAATTGCCATGAATTGTGTATATTTGATTACTTTTTAAATGATCATTTGTGTGGTCCTTTGTGCCTTTGGGGGGGATGGTAAATCTTTACATGGGCTGACTGCTGTGTGTAGTAAGTAGCGTGAGCATTACTGCGCAATATTGTGTCACATGGTCTGTGACTTGTACACTCTGATCATTGTGGAAACACTGTTGAAGCAACAGTTCATTCATTTCCccaactggtgtgtgtgtgtgtgtgtgtgtgtgtgtgtgtgtgtgtgtgtgtgtgtgtgtgtgtgtgtgtgtgtgtgtgtgtgtgtgtggaacccAAACCAAGACATCTGAAATGAGGAATGGATTCTAGTGCCCTGTCATAATCATTATGATATCTTGATTTGTTGTTAACATGTTAAAACAATATGTTTTTGTATATTGATTGCTATTGCTTATTCCAACTTGGTGCACAGTTCCTATACATTTTTTTCTGGTCTCTAACCTCTTTCATctgtgccctccctctctctctcgcagacTGTTTCGGACACTGGTTCAGTGGATGGCCCCAGAAGAGGAGGCCAGATGGAAACTGGGTCACATGACCGCCTCGAAGAAGGCGGTTCGTTGAGCCTGGAACCGACCAATGGGGTGAGCCGGCAACCCAGTGACACCAATGAAGAGGGTGGAGCCGGCCTGGACACCCAGAGGGAGCCCCATCGGTCAGGTAGTGTTCCCCCGGGACAGGGTTGGGTACCTGGGCAGAGCAAAGCCCCTCAACCCCAGAAGCAGCTGCCCTGCAGTGGCTGGAGCAGTAGTGGTAGGATTCCTGGGAAGCCCGTCCACCAGGCAGACATGGAGGACGCACGCAATCTGGTAGCCTTCTCAGCCAGCGTTAATGTGGGCTCCCTGGCCCCCATCCCCGAGGCCCAGTCCTACACCGCCCAGCTGTATGAGAAGTTCAACCAGGAGATGGGCACTGCTAAGGGGGCCGCGGCTCAAGCCAGGCTCCAAGCCCCAGAAGGAGGGGACCAGGCTAGCCCACCAGAGGACTTGAACACCCTGCAGACCACCCTGAAGACTGCCCTGAGCCAAGCGAGGCACGGCCACAAGCCCCCAAACTGTGACTGTGATGGGCCCGACTGCCCAGACTACTTGGAGTGGCTGGAAAAGAGGCTCAAACAGGTGGGGGCAGGGGAGGAGCAGGACAACAACACACCCTGTTCCAAGATGGCCGCCGACACGCCACCTCATCAACTGCCACCACACTCACAACAGCCCCCTCACCCCCACCACCATCCTCACCCCCATATCAATGGAGGTAACCCGCCCTCCTGTCCACCCCTTCACCCACACCAACAGGGCCAACGCCCAGGCTCTGTCCCCTGCTCCCCTCAGGTCCTCTCCATCGCCAAGGAGAAGAACGTCAGTCTGCAGACGGCCATAGCTATCGAGGCCCTGACCCAGCTGTCTGCCACTGCCCCCCAGACTGTCCCTCCTGCCCAGGCCTCCTCCACCAGCCACCAACAACCCCCTCTACACCCCCAGCACGGCAACCGCTTGCTCCCCTCCTCCCCCGGCCCCATGTCCTCTTTGTCCTCCTCGCGGTCACAATCTGTCCCCCCTGGACTGTACCCCCAGCAGAGCTCTGGGTCGTGGGAGCAGCAGCACAGACCCCAGTCCCAGGGTCATCCGGCCCACGCCTCCCCTCTCCCGTCCTCCACTTTGCTTTTCCCCGGGCAGACCCAGGCAGGCAGCCCCCACCctcagcagtggcagcagcaggccCCTGGGGGAATCCAAGAACAGAGGAACCGGTGGATGATGATGAACTCAGACTCCCAGCAGTCTCACTTCGCCCCTCCATCCGGTGGCCACAGCGTTGGCGACCCCATGTCCGAGCTCAAACAGCTACTGGGGGACTCCAGCGGAAAGTACATAAATGACCCCTTCAAGCTGCCCGTCCCACACCACCACATCAAGCAGGAACCAGGGATGCCTCAGGTCAAGCAGGAGGTAAACTCTCGGGAGTACCAGAGCTCTGCCTGTGCCTACATGGGCGGTCGCTACGGCCTGATGAACGGCCAGCAGCAGCCTGGGTACCCTGGTCCACCTCTCTCCGCGGGCAGCACAGCCATCCACTACTCCACCCAGACAGCCTTGCAGCAGCACCTTCACCACAAGAGGAACCTCTTCTCTAACCCCCCCGGCCCCCCAGGCCTCTGCCCTCCACGGCCTACCCAGGCTTGCCAGAACCTCCGCAAGTGGTGGCCCCAACAGATGGGCCCCGAGGGCCACCTCATCCCTGTGGCCATCAAGCAGGAGCCCAAGGAGCCCAAGAGGAGGAAGAGCACGGTGGGGACATCGCCGCTCCTCAAGCAGCCGGGAATGCTGCACTATCCAGGTCCAAAACCCAAGACGATAGTCATCAAGAAAACCAAGCAGAAGGCCTCCCTGCCAACCTTCCTGCCTCACAGCCAGATCTCCATACAAAAACCGTCTCCACTCACCATGATCGGAGCCCTGCCTCTGGCCAGCGCCCATTCAGGTTCTCTCCCTTTCCCTACCTTCCCCCTCCTCAGTAACCCCACTCAGGCTGCCGCAGGCCTCCCAACCCCGGCCCAATCTCAGGTATCCATTTTAAACTCTTCTATTGCACGCTCTGTCACTGCTCCTGCCTTCTCTGTAAACAGTCCAGCCGTCTCaacccctctgcctctccctgcaGCCCCGGACGCCCCGGCTAGCTCAGGGGAGGCCGGCGCCACACAGACCTCCACCACCTCTCAGTCCATACCAGGCCTCAGCTCCCTGGACCCCAAGTTTGAGGAGCTGATCCTCCAGTTCGAGGCAGAGTTCGGGGACAGTTCATCCTCGGCCCCAGTGCCCTGCCCTCCTCAGATCCAGCCTCAGGACCAGTCCCCCTCAGCCTCAGCCCAGCCCGTGGTGATAGAGTCTCAGCCCAACATTACCTCAGGACAAGCCAGGACCGTGTCACTGTCCAGCACCGCCACCCAGTCCTGCAGCCCTACTCCCTTAGCTTCTACCACAGCCCCACCagcagaccaggacatggaggtGGACAAGGAGAATGTGACAAGGGGTGTGAGTGAAGCATCCTACACCTccgccacacagccctccattgAGAGCCCCATGGAGGAGCAGCCCGAGGGGGCCCAGTTGCCTCTCTCGCTGCGCCAAGAGTTCcatctggagcagcagcagcaccgcGTCCTTGAAGACCCCTTCACcgtgcctctctccccctccacgtCCCCGCTGCCCAAACGCATGAAGATCGAGACGAATGGGAACGTGGCTGTCCTCTCCACCACTGGATCATTCTCTGAGGGGGGCGAGGACGACACCCCCACTAAGGACGGcttccccctcaacccctccctaaAAGGCTTCCTGGAGTCGCCGCTACGCTACCTGGACACGCCCACTAAAAGCCTGCTAGACATGCCCGCCAAGGACCTCCAGGCTGAGTTCCCCACCTGCGACTGTGTCGGtgagtagtgtgtctgtgttgaacTACGCCGTTTTAATGTAGCTACATTTCGACCACTGCTGGGCCCCAGAGTTACACATGCTTTACACTCCCAGTGACTGGGCTGCACACAATAATAAAACCAGAAAACGATCTAGTATCTAGTATAGAAACAGACAAACTCCTATAGAAGACATGCATGCTATCTTGAAATCCTCTTACTCCATACATTTAGGATTACTAGAAAACATTAAATATACTGTACAGCAGTGGCTGATGCTATACAGCAGGCAGCAGCAGGTATATTTAAGCgctaaggcccgaggaggtgtggtatgtggccaatataccatgtctAAGGGCTGTTCTTCGGCACGACGctacgtggagtgcctggacacagcccttagccgtgtatattggccatatatcacaaacacCGAGGCCTTATTGCTATTgttaactggttaccaacgtaattagagcagtaaaaatacatgttttgtgatacccgtggtatacggtctgatataccatggctgtaggccaatcaacattcagggcACCAACCACCCAGTTTATCAAGAGGTATACATCAAGTGGCCCAGTCACTTCTGCTCCAGCTCCTCT harbors:
- the tet3 gene encoding methylcytosine dioxygenase TET3, which gives rise to METGSHDRLEEGGSLSLEPTNGVSRQPSDTNEEGGAGLDTQREPHRSGSVPPGQGWVPGQSKAPQPQKQLPCSGWSSSGRIPGKPVHQADMEDARNLVAFSASVNVGSLAPIPEAQSYTAQLYEKFNQEMGTAKGAAAQARLQAPEGGDQASPPEDLNTLQTTLKTALSQARHGHKPPNCDCDGPDCPDYLEWLEKRLKQVGAGEEQDNNTPCSKMAADTPPHQLPPHSQQPPHPHHHPHPHINGGNPPSCPPLHPHQQGQRPGSVPCSPQVLSIAKEKNVSLQTAIAIEALTQLSATAPQTVPPAQASSTSHQQPPLHPQHGNRLLPSSPGPMSSLSSSRSQSVPPGLYPQQSSGSWEQQHRPQSQGHPAHASPLPSSTLLFPGQTQAGSPHPQQWQQQAPGGIQEQRNRWMMMNSDSQQSHFAPPSGGHSVGDPMSELKQLLGDSSGKYINDPFKLPVPHHHIKQEPGMPQVKQEVNSREYQSSACAYMGGRYGLMNGQQQPGYPGPPLSAGSTAIHYSTQTALQQHLHHKRNLFSNPPGPPGLCPPRPTQACQNLRKWWPQQMGPEGHLIPVAIKQEPKEPKRRKSTVGTSPLLKQPGMLHYPGPKPKTIVIKKTKQKASLPTFLPHSQISIQKPSPLTMIGALPLASAHSGSLPFPTFPLLSNPTQAAAGLPTPAQSQVSILNSSIARSVTAPAFSVNSPAVSTPLPLPAAPDAPASSGEAGATQTSTTSQSIPGLSSLDPKFEELILQFEAEFGDSSSSAPVPCPPQIQPQDQSPSASAQPVVIESQPNITSGQARTVSLSSTATQSCSPTPLASTTAPPADQDMEVDKENVTRGVSEASYTSATQPSIESPMEEQPEGAQLPLSLRQEFHLEQQQHRVLEDPFTVPLSPSTSPLPKRMKIETNGNVAVLSTTGSFSEGGEDDTPTKDGFPLNPSLKGFLESPLRYLDTPTKSLLDMPAKDLQAEFPTCDCVEQILEKDEGPYYNHLGSGPTVASIRDLMETRYGEKGDAIRIEKVVYTGREGKSSQGCPIAKWVIRRGSDTEKLLCLVRPRAGHHCPNAFIIILIMAWEGVPRALGDKLYRELSATLTQFGNPTSRRCGLNDDRTCACQGKDPDSCGASFSFGCSWSMYFNGCKYARSKTPRKFRLAGDHPQEEDQLRDNFQDLATEVAPLYKQLAPQAYSNQCQNETKATDCRLGLKEGRPFSGVTACMDFCAHAHKDQHNLYNGCTVVCTLTKEDNRTVGEIPEDEQLHVLPLYKAALTDEFGSEEGQRQKMRTGAIQVLNNFRREVRKLPERAKSCRQRRLDAKNRASEKKKGKQQPPTPTETPEKPGIKMEVRHAGSPVRQNGNKAIPKQEVKPIIKKEPVDQRFQPFHGQLEGYPAQAADPYHVYPSRPGYYALGGLSSNGQPPALPTPPGPVNGYRPNLPAALPYSYCTYPPNPSTLFPHELTYEGCNGSWHHMGPKFSPSPVDKKPDVQSLQARLAHSYLSPGHLEQQQHGDPANQHQRSAYPHPHQPDYSQSRPSSASSEPSHRGTPVIKQEPMDMPVYKEVNAQSCPSMPSTTLQPGAAGGPWHGHKPNGIRVPSSWEGNIQPPGPPEAPFTSDKQQFHQQGPHQTFQSPYLQEQHQHPPQQPSPYSQQWNSYHGPNTPTASPAPSPSPSIKIPPSPFPSSHPGTPHHWDSPDSSPQPKAWPMGMVPAGYSPSPAGGFPDKMWSKAGESWGSTPLGLQEKAWKSSGGSMAGTPSPAPEGRLFPDALQQSDGQSQAETPRNLEEEERWSDSEHNFLDPSIGGVAVAPAHGSILIECARRELHATTPLKRPDRSHPTRISLVFYQHKNMNQPCHGQWIWEAKMKMLAERARERQQEAALLGLPYDDIKPGKKRKLGAAAAGASPGPGQTTDKREGPVTRLASTRHTTSTITVSPYAFTTLTGPYSHFV